In Bacteriovorax stolpii, a single genomic region encodes these proteins:
- a CDS encoding SNF2-related protein: MSNLIPGQRFMSETEPELGLGILSTVESKTLKISFLAAKTERVYGSKGAPIKRVVFAVGDEITLRSGEKITVDAVVDREGIIAYQSASDTYDERELSDSLSFNKPEDRLFNGNADAPGLFELRFKTLWNKNRLTQSRVRGFVGGRMNLIPHQFYVADQIADRPIPRVLLADEVGLGKTIEAGLALHHLILSERVKRALILVPDSLVYQWFIEMLRKFNLTFTTLNQETHLEPNTNPFTDNDFVIVNIGLLKGAEMARRMMSEATWDIMVVDEAHQLKWSQENASPEYKIVEAIAKKSSGLLLLTATPEQLGMEGHFARLKLLDPDRFYDYKKFLEETAHYEEVAKTARELLKKGDAESEVKLKELQDLHGPGRIFFRNTRTRMSKHFSFFPKRILHAYPLESKKTHHLGLEDEETIGPSFDMKLDWLTEFLGRHQGEKILLITKSKTKVLCLEKLLKDRFPAMNVGVFHSGLSFVARDRQAAYFADPQGANILLCTEIGSEGRNFEFAHHLVLFDLPLYPDLLEQRIGRLDRIGQDSDIHLHVPYIVSSYDEILYQWFHTGLDAFVHSAKGASIVHQQLQSLLEEYLNKPELCFKDPKVLQEFLENTAREFKEVSHKLEEGRDILVELNSFKEEEAKALVSEVKKFDEESNLINYMNDVFQELGVDIEDLDDGVFYIRPSDNMYVPYFPGLPVDGIRITYERKTALRREDVEFLTWDHPMVVGVIDLILSNTFGNVSVMMRKKTGQSKTFIETFFKLQAIAPKSLSPERFFPPTPIRILVDSTGENFSAKFEKSDIDEKITAADIETARKAKGLPKAAVQKVLKSAHDHALQEAAELKKKYKENMIAHLDAEKTRLLKLKAKNPVVRNEEIEAIASQIEVLTKAYDEAEVVLDSLRVIF, translated from the coding sequence GTGAGCAATCTCATTCCAGGCCAGCGCTTTATGAGCGAAACTGAGCCAGAGCTGGGACTTGGTATTCTATCGACTGTTGAATCCAAGACCTTAAAAATTTCTTTTCTCGCTGCTAAAACTGAAAGAGTGTACGGATCAAAAGGTGCGCCGATTAAGCGCGTGGTTTTTGCCGTGGGTGATGAAATCACTTTAAGATCGGGAGAAAAAATCACCGTCGATGCTGTTGTTGACCGCGAAGGCATTATTGCTTATCAATCAGCGAGCGACACATACGATGAAAGAGAGCTTTCAGACTCGCTGAGTTTCAATAAACCGGAAGATCGTCTCTTTAATGGAAATGCCGATGCTCCGGGACTTTTTGAGCTTCGTTTTAAAACACTGTGGAACAAAAACCGCCTTACCCAATCGAGAGTCAGAGGATTTGTTGGTGGAAGAATGAATCTCATTCCTCACCAGTTTTATGTGGCCGACCAGATTGCTGATAGACCTATCCCACGCGTTCTTTTAGCTGATGAAGTAGGACTAGGAAAAACGATTGAAGCAGGTCTGGCACTTCACCATTTGATTTTATCGGAAAGAGTTAAGCGCGCTTTAATCCTGGTTCCCGATTCACTGGTCTACCAGTGGTTTATTGAGATGCTAAGAAAATTCAACTTAACTTTTACGACACTCAATCAGGAAACTCACTTAGAGCCAAACACCAATCCATTCACCGACAACGACTTTGTTATTGTGAACATCGGTCTGCTAAAGGGTGCTGAAATGGCCCGCAGGATGATGAGTGAAGCGACCTGGGACATCATGGTCGTTGATGAGGCCCACCAGTTAAAATGGTCGCAGGAAAATGCTTCTCCAGAATATAAAATTGTTGAGGCCATTGCTAAAAAATCCTCAGGTCTTCTGCTTTTAACCGCGACACCTGAACAGCTGGGAATGGAAGGGCACTTTGCCAGACTAAAACTTTTAGACCCGGATCGTTTTTACGATTATAAAAAGTTTCTAGAAGAGACAGCTCACTATGAAGAAGTGGCCAAAACTGCTCGCGAGCTTTTGAAAAAAGGTGATGCCGAAAGTGAAGTGAAACTAAAAGAGCTTCAGGATCTTCACGGTCCGGGAAGAATCTTTTTTAGAAATACCAGAACCAGAATGAGTAAACACTTTTCTTTTTTCCCAAAGAGAATCTTACATGCCTATCCTTTGGAGAGTAAAAAAACTCACCACCTTGGACTTGAAGATGAAGAAACAATCGGGCCTTCATTTGATATGAAACTCGATTGGCTGACGGAGTTTTTAGGGCGCCATCAAGGCGAGAAAATCCTTTTAATCACTAAATCAAAAACGAAAGTTCTCTGCCTGGAAAAACTTTTAAAAGACCGTTTTCCAGCAATGAATGTGGGCGTGTTTCACTCGGGGCTTTCTTTTGTTGCGCGCGATCGCCAGGCCGCTTATTTCGCTGATCCTCAAGGGGCCAATATTCTTTTATGTACAGAGATTGGAAGTGAAGGGCGCAATTTTGAATTCGCTCACCACTTGGTTCTTTTTGATCTTCCGCTTTACCCGGATTTATTAGAGCAGAGAATTGGTCGTCTTGATCGTATCGGCCAGGACAGCGATATTCACTTACACGTTCCTTATATTGTCAGCTCGTATGATGAGATTTTATACCAATGGTTCCACACCGGGCTGGATGCTTTTGTCCATTCGGCAAAAGGAGCGAGTATTGTTCACCAGCAGCTGCAATCGCTTTTGGAAGAGTATTTAAATAAACCAGAATTGTGTTTTAAAGACCCAAAAGTTCTTCAGGAATTTTTGGAAAATACAGCACGCGAATTTAAAGAAGTTTCACATAAACTGGAAGAAGGACGCGACATTTTAGTTGAGTTAAACTCGTTTAAAGAAGAGGAGGCTAAGGCCTTAGTCAGTGAAGTAAAAAAGTTTGATGAAGAGTCAAACCTGATTAACTACATGAACGACGTCTTTCAGGAACTGGGTGTTGACATTGAAGATTTAGATGACGGTGTTTTTTATATCAGACCAAGTGACAACATGTACGTTCCGTATTTCCCGGGGCTTCCGGTAGACGGAATCAGGATTACTTATGAGAGAAAAACAGCTCTTCGCCGCGAAGATGTTGAGTTTTTAACCTGGGATCACCCGATGGTCGTCGGGGTCATCGATCTTATCTTGAGCAACACATTTGGAAATGTGAGCGTAATGATGAGAAAGAAAACAGGACAGAGTAAAACGTTTATTGAGACATTCTTTAAGCTTCAGGCCATTGCTCCTAAGAGTTTGAGTCCGGAGAGATTTTTCCCTCCGACTCCGATTCGCATTCTGGTGGATTCAACAGGTGAGAACTTCTCAGCAAAGTTTGAAAAATCGGACATCGATGAAAAGATCACTGCCGCCGACATTGAGACGGCCAGAAAAGCAAAAGGACTTCCAAAGGCCGCGGTTCAGAAGGTGCTAAAGAGCGCCCATGACCATGCTCTCCAGGAAGCAGCAGAACTTAAAAAGAAATACAAAGAAAATATGATTGCTCATCTGGATGCAGAGAAGACGCGCTTATTAAAACTAAAAGCGAAAAACCCTGTCGTCAGAAACGAAGAGATTGAAGCGATTGCCTCGCAAATTGAAGTGCTGACAAAGGCCTACGATGAAGCGGAAGTGGTCTTAGATTCTCTCAGAGTGATTTTCTAA
- a CDS encoding DNA-directed RNA polymerase subunit omega, producing MENEQTISQDFLPKYESARIAVERARQIVRDNNEMVSKLKSESNIQEGMDPFMEAENFSHDDSYAFDLYKIKSTKGVRDFIKDMFGVH from the coding sequence ATGGAAAACGAACAAACGATTTCACAGGATTTCCTGCCTAAATACGAATCAGCTAGAATTGCTGTCGAGCGCGCACGCCAAATCGTCCGCGACAATAACGAAATGGTCTCTAAACTAAAGTCCGAATCTAATATCCAGGAGGGGATGGACCCCTTTATGGAGGCAGAAAATTTTTCTCACGATGATTCTTATGCTTTTGACCTATATAAGATAAAATCAACTAAAGGTGTTCGCGATTTTATTAAAGATATGTTTGGAGTGCATTAG